GATTCGCACCGCGCATCCTGAGTCGAGCGTTCGAACCGTATGTGACCACGAAAGCCAAGGGTACGGGTCTCGGGCTGGCGATGGTGAAGAAGATCATTGACGAACATGGCGCGCGCATCGAACTGCGCAATCGCATGAACGGTAGCGAGATCACGGGTGCCCAGATCTCGATCCTGTTCGTTAAGCTGGCTTAGTCAATCTAGCGCACCGGCGCCTCCGGTCTGCGCTGCGGTGGGGTTAAGAGGGGAAGTATGGCAACGATCCTCGTAGTCGATGACGAAATGGGAATCCGGGAACTGCTCTCGGAGATCCTCAGTGACGAAGGACATGTGGTCGAGCTGGCGGAAAACGCCCAGAAGGCGCGCGAATTCCGCGCGCAGGCCACACCCGACCTGGTGCTGCTCGATATCTGGATGCCGGATACCGACGGCGTCACGCTGCTCAAGGAGTGGTCGGCGCAAGGCTATCTGACGATGCCGGTGATCATGATGTCCGGCCACGCCACGATCGATACCGCCGTGGAAGCGACCAAGATCGGCGCGCTGAACTTCCTGGAAAAGCCCATCGCGCTGCAGAAGCTGCTGTCGGCCGTGGAAGCCGGGCTGGCCCGCGGCGTCGAGCGCCCGCGCACCGCCCCCGTGGCCGCCGCCCCGATGACGCCGTCCGGCACGCCCGAAGCGCCCGGCACCGTCGCCGCGCCGGCCGAGACGCCCGCCGAGACCGCCACCAACGGCAACCCGTCGCGCGGCGTGCCCGAGGGCGAGATGCAGTTCTCGTTCGACATGCCGCTGCGCGAAGCACGCGACCTGTTCGAACGGGCCTACTTCGAATACCACCTGGTGCGCGAACACGGCAGCATGACGCGCGTGGCCGAGAAAACGGGCCTGGAGCGCACGCACCTCTACCGCAAGCTCAAGCAGCTTGGCGTGGAACTGGGCCGCAACAAGCCCGAGCCAACCGAGCAGTAAGCGCCGCTCAGAAAACGCTTGACGCGTCCGGTCCCGCCCGTTATAGTTTCGCTTCTTTGGCCCGGTAGCTCAGTCGGTAGAGCAGAGGATTGAAAATCCTTGTGTCGGCGGTTCGATTCCGTCCCAGGCCACCAGAATTCGCAAACGGACGCTTTGGCGTCCGTTTTTGTTTTGCGTCGCAGTTCCGTCGCGTGCTCTCGCCCGAGAGCCACCATCCACGCCACATCTCCTGGCATTCAGCTAGACCCATCCCGCTGCACGAAGCCGAAGTCTTCGGCTCATCGCTCGCACGCCAAAAATCCTGCTGCCGTCAGCTCTGCTGACGAGTGTCAACGAACGGACCTGCCAGCCAGTAGTACGGTTCGAACGCTGCACGTCGGCTGTGCCTGGCGCAAGCGGCAAAACTAATATTCGTGCTGAAAAACTAATAAAAAACGTATAATAGGGTCTCCATGGAAAAGCCATTGGAAAACACGATCCTCTGGTCGGTGAAGGCTGCCAAGGAGTTACGCAAGCTGGACCCTCAGCATCAGAGGCCGATACGCGATGGAGTGGACGCATTGAGGGGCATGCCGGACTGCGCCAACGTCAAGCAGCTTAAAGGCGAGACGTCCGGCTACAGGCTGCGGATTGGAAACTATCGCGTGATATTCGATTTCGATGGGAAGGTGAGGATCGTGTCGATACAGGAAGTGAAACTTCGAAACGAACAGACCTACTGACAGACGGCCCGGAGCAAACCGGCCCCACCGCACCCACGCATATCAACAGGGGCATCCCATGAACGCACCCAACAACTTCCAGATCATCCACGGCCCGGACGGCAAGCCGGAGTATGTGGTGGTCCCTTACGCCCAGTACATGGCTGAACGGCGCGCCGAGCGGCAGCGCGATCCCAACTACGTGCCGCACGAAGTGGTCAGCCGCGCTGTCGATGGCGCAACGCCGGTGAAGGCGTGGCGC
This sequence is a window from Cupriavidus pauculus. Protein-coding genes within it:
- a CDS encoding response regulator, producing MATILVVDDEMGIRELLSEILSDEGHVVELAENAQKAREFRAQATPDLVLLDIWMPDTDGVTLLKEWSAQGYLTMPVIMMSGHATIDTAVEATKIGALNFLEKPIALQKLLSAVEAGLARGVERPRTAPVAAAPMTPSGTPEAPGTVAAPAETPAETATNGNPSRGVPEGEMQFSFDMPLREARDLFERAYFEYHLVREHGSMTRVAEKTGLERTHLYRKLKQLGVELGRNKPEPTEQ
- a CDS encoding type II toxin-antitoxin system RelE family toxin — translated: MENTILWSVKAAKELRKLDPQHQRPIRDGVDALRGMPDCANVKQLKGETSGYRLRIGNYRVIFDFDGKVRIVSIQEVKLRNEQTY
- a CDS encoding helix-turn-helix domain-containing protein encodes the protein MNAPNNFQIIHGPDGKPEYVVVPYAQYMAERRAERQRDPNYVPHEVVSRAVDGATPVKAWREHLGFTQAQVAAKLGITQGAYAQQESSDKLRKSSREKIAAALGIAPQQLDW